The following are from one region of the Actinoplanes sp. L3-i22 genome:
- a CDS encoding ABC transporter permease subunit — MIWLSWRQFRAQALVAAVALILLLGYLVMLGRQIRDGDYSGAELREHFQGRVYLLDAVPLLTPALIGLFWGAPLVARELETGTHRLAWNQSVTRRRWLAVKLLLVGFAALVAGALVSASLTWAASPLDQFTGDRFSTIFFGTRNLAPAAYGIFALVLGVVVGLLIRRTVPAMALTLLVLVVTQTLTPNLVRPHLLPAEHMSAPVTAEVVRNLSFLGQQPEISGLKVPGAWVISTSELRTADGLRVGADAYGKCVAGSFDKAADCLGALNLHVDVDYQPTGRYWTFQWLESGLYLGLALLLAALGLWRIRRAAH, encoded by the coding sequence ATGATCTGGCTGAGCTGGCGACAGTTCCGCGCCCAGGCCCTCGTCGCGGCCGTCGCGCTGATCCTCCTCCTGGGCTATCTGGTGATGCTCGGCCGGCAGATCCGGGACGGCGACTACTCCGGCGCCGAGCTGCGGGAGCATTTCCAGGGCCGGGTCTATCTGCTGGACGCGGTGCCGCTGCTGACACCCGCGCTGATCGGGCTGTTCTGGGGCGCCCCGCTGGTCGCCCGGGAGTTGGAGACCGGCACGCATCGCCTGGCGTGGAACCAGAGCGTCACCCGACGCCGCTGGCTGGCCGTCAAGCTGTTGCTCGTCGGGTTCGCCGCGCTGGTCGCCGGGGCGCTGGTGAGCGCGTCGCTGACGTGGGCGGCCAGTCCGCTCGATCAGTTCACGGGAGACCGATTTTCCACGATCTTCTTCGGTACGCGGAATCTCGCGCCCGCGGCGTACGGGATCTTCGCTCTGGTCCTGGGGGTGGTCGTCGGTCTTCTGATCCGGCGGACGGTTCCTGCCATGGCCCTCACCCTGCTGGTCCTCGTGGTGACACAAACCCTGACGCCGAATCTGGTCCGCCCCCACCTGTTGCCTGCCGAGCACATGTCCGCGCCGGTCACCGCCGAGGTGGTGCGGAATCTGAGCTTCCTCGGGCAGCAGCCGGAGATCTCCGGGCTGAAGGTGCCCGGCGCCTGGGTGATCAGCACGAGCGAGCTACGGACCGCCGACGGCTTGCGGGTCGGGGCGGACGCCTACGGCAAGTGCGTGGCGGGCTCGTTCGACAAGGCGGCGGACTGCCTGGGCGCGCTGAACCTGCACGTCGACGTCGACTATCAGCCGACGGGTCGCTATTGGACGTTCCAATGGCTGGAGTCCGGCCTCTATCTGGGCCTGGCGCTGCTGCTGGCGGCGCTCGGCCTGTGGCGAATCCGTCGGGCGGCGCACTGA
- a CDS encoding sensor histidine kinase produces MRRRLTELGLAAAVVTAVVLTAAAIATSWGGWYWLFGAAMGLCLGAIALARRRKPVAAATLGLVLAMGAVLVANLAGLPREPGPAGILALAVLVGMVVRRGAYSKAAAVTAGALTLVVVVFLASQPVGGEVNVVAALNAFGFAGAVATGLALRLADATRKETEARVRSEERLQLARELHDMAAHHLTGLVLQAESARILARTRPEELDGSLAEIESAGSEALNAIRRVVGLLRDDGDGMSRRPAPEQVRALVQRFERHGPPVRLDLPEAVGAWPPEVAGTVHRVVQESLTNIAQHAPQAREVTVSVSEDGDGGVHVRIADDGPPGGRSSRRGGYGLIGMRERVEALGGTLQAGPRDGTGWLVAATLPTGYD; encoded by the coding sequence ATGCGCAGACGGCTCACCGAGCTCGGACTTGCCGCCGCGGTGGTGACCGCGGTGGTGCTGACCGCTGCGGCGATCGCGACCAGCTGGGGTGGGTGGTATTGGCTGTTCGGCGCCGCGATGGGCCTGTGCCTGGGCGCGATCGCGCTGGCGCGGCGGCGGAAACCGGTCGCGGCGGCCACCCTCGGCCTGGTGCTGGCGATGGGCGCGGTCCTGGTCGCTAACCTCGCGGGGCTGCCACGCGAGCCCGGTCCGGCCGGCATTCTCGCGCTCGCGGTGCTGGTCGGGATGGTGGTGCGCCGGGGTGCGTATTCGAAAGCCGCCGCCGTCACCGCCGGTGCCCTGACCCTGGTCGTGGTGGTCTTCCTGGCCAGCCAGCCGGTGGGCGGCGAGGTCAACGTGGTGGCCGCGCTGAACGCGTTCGGCTTCGCCGGCGCGGTCGCGACCGGCCTGGCCCTGCGGTTGGCGGATGCCACCAGGAAAGAGACCGAGGCGAGGGTACGCAGTGAGGAGCGCCTGCAACTGGCCCGCGAGCTGCACGACATGGCGGCTCATCACCTGACCGGCCTGGTGCTGCAGGCCGAGAGCGCGCGGATCCTGGCGCGGACCCGGCCCGAGGAGTTGGACGGTTCACTGGCGGAGATCGAGAGCGCCGGGTCGGAGGCGCTGAACGCGATCCGGCGAGTGGTCGGGCTGCTCCGTGACGACGGCGACGGGATGTCCCGGCGGCCGGCGCCGGAGCAGGTGCGTGCGCTGGTTCAACGGTTCGAGCGGCATGGGCCGCCGGTGCGGCTCGACCTGCCGGAGGCGGTTGGCGCCTGGCCGCCGGAGGTGGCGGGCACGGTGCACCGGGTGGTGCAGGAGTCGCTGACGAACATCGCCCAGCACGCGCCGCAGGCACGCGAGGTGACCGTCTCGGTCAGCGAGGACGGCGACGGCGGCGTGCATGTGCGGATCGCGGATGACGGGCCGCCGGGCGGGCGATCGAGCCGCCGCGGGGGATACGGTCTGATCGGCATGCGTGAGCGGGTGGAGGCCCTGGGCGGCACGCTCCAGGCCGGTCCACGCGACGGCACGGGATGGTTGGTCGCCGCGACTCTGCCGACCGGCTACGACTGA
- a CDS encoding WxL protein peptidoglycan domain-containing protein, giving the protein MRLSLAGRATAFLVAASAVVGFNATPALAEGNDVTWAVRTASNTYGNDRSSFSYSVNPGGSAEDGLVVANKGTTPLKLEVYAADGLTTSAGQLDLLARDKQSKGIGVWVTADTAAVTVPAGKVVEVPFKVTVPANATPGDYVGGIVTSLTAPDATAQVNVERRLGIKIKLRVGGDLVPALAVEDLKVDWSGAAFAKGDAAVTYTIHNTGNAVESAKQAVSISGPFGWLRTDASAIAAPPELLPGESWKVSVPVHGVAPAVLLTATATLTPLVTDDSGSTTALATVSATTHVWALPWTLTVLLIVLIAAVIALIWLLRRNKRRRKSREETRIAEAVEQALKEKAEQAPSPSSDDSHDSSSLESAEKA; this is encoded by the coding sequence ATGCGTCTCAGTCTCGCCGGGCGGGCCACCGCTTTCCTGGTAGCCGCGTCCGCGGTCGTCGGCTTCAACGCCACTCCCGCCCTGGCCGAGGGCAACGACGTCACCTGGGCGGTCCGGACCGCCTCCAACACGTACGGCAACGACCGCTCCAGCTTCAGCTACTCCGTGAACCCGGGCGGCTCGGCGGAGGACGGCCTGGTCGTCGCGAACAAGGGGACCACCCCGCTCAAGCTCGAGGTCTACGCCGCGGACGGGCTCACCACCTCGGCCGGGCAGCTCGACCTGCTCGCCCGGGACAAGCAGTCGAAGGGCATCGGCGTCTGGGTCACGGCGGACACCGCCGCGGTCACCGTCCCGGCCGGCAAGGTCGTCGAGGTGCCGTTCAAGGTCACCGTCCCGGCCAACGCGACGCCCGGTGACTACGTCGGCGGCATCGTCACCTCGCTGACCGCGCCCGACGCGACCGCGCAGGTCAACGTCGAGCGCCGCCTCGGCATCAAGATAAAGCTGCGGGTCGGCGGCGACCTCGTGCCCGCGCTCGCCGTCGAGGACCTCAAGGTCGACTGGTCCGGCGCGGCCTTCGCCAAGGGCGACGCGGCGGTCACCTACACGATCCACAACACCGGCAACGCGGTCGAGTCCGCGAAGCAGGCCGTGTCGATCTCCGGCCCGTTCGGCTGGCTGCGCACCGACGCGAGCGCGATCGCCGCGCCCCCGGAGCTGCTGCCCGGCGAGAGCTGGAAGGTGTCCGTGCCGGTGCACGGCGTGGCCCCGGCCGTCCTGCTCACCGCGACCGCCACGCTGACCCCGCTGGTCACCGACGACTCCGGCTCCACGACAGCCCTCGCCACGGTCTCCGCGACCACCCACGTGTGGGCGTTGCCGTGGACGCTGACGGTGCTGCTGATCGTCCTGATCGCGGCCGTGATCGCGCTCATCTGGCTGCTGCGCCGCAACAAGAGGCGCCGCAAGTCCCGCGAGGAGACCCGCATTGCGGAGGCGGTCGAGCAGGCCCTGAAGGAAAAGGCCGAGCAGGCGCCGTCCCCGTCGTCCGATGATTCCCACGACTCCTCCTCCCTCGAATCGGCCGAGAAGGCCTGA
- a CDS encoding response regulator transcription factor, whose product MTIRVLIADDQEVIRRGLRVILDNEPDIEVIGEAADGVEALAMARRLRPDVCLVDIRMPVMDGVEVTRALAGPGVRDPMRVLVVTTFGEDEYVDGALHAGALGFVLKDSGAQLLLEGVRAAHRGETLLSPSVAVRLVRQLTASRPAVGPVRHRLTDRELAVACQIAQARTNQEIAAALFISLSTVKGHVAGIQSKLGLPNRVAITNWVRDNNLTGPKLTQPG is encoded by the coding sequence ATGACGATCAGGGTTCTGATCGCTGATGACCAGGAGGTCATCCGGCGGGGGCTTCGGGTGATCCTGGACAACGAGCCGGACATCGAGGTGATCGGCGAGGCCGCGGACGGGGTGGAGGCGCTGGCGATGGCGCGGCGGCTGCGGCCGGACGTCTGCCTGGTCGACATCCGGATGCCCGTCATGGACGGCGTCGAGGTGACTCGGGCGCTGGCCGGGCCCGGGGTCCGGGATCCGATGCGGGTGCTGGTGGTCACCACGTTCGGCGAGGATGAGTATGTCGACGGGGCGTTGCATGCCGGTGCGCTCGGGTTCGTGCTCAAGGATTCGGGCGCGCAGCTGCTGCTGGAAGGGGTCCGGGCAGCGCATCGGGGGGAGACGCTGCTTTCGCCGTCGGTGGCCGTTCGGCTCGTTCGGCAGTTGACCGCGAGCCGGCCGGCGGTTGGGCCGGTTCGGCATCGGTTGACCGATCGGGAGCTGGCGGTGGCGTGCCAGATCGCCCAGGCGCGGACCAATCAGGAGATTGCCGCGGCGCTGTTCATCTCGCTCAGCACGGTGAAAGGGCATGTGGCAGGCATCCAGAGCAAGCTCGGACTGCCGAATC
- a CDS encoding fibronectin type III domain-containing protein yields the protein MRTNHSKQASGLARNRVAAGATAVFLGMAVALGSGLVTPAVAADSSVSAIILGVGANEAQRIVTWYSSVDTAQQVQVAPTASLVNGDFPANAVTFAAAGAANIATSGGYNRHATVSGLQENTAYTYRVGAVGAWSSTYEFKTQNFEGDYDFLFYGDPQIGASGNVAKDQAGWEDTLAVSTTANPNAELLVSGGDQVETANTESQWNAFLASDKLRQYPWAATIGNHDVGGKAYEQHLYTPNTDRSAAYYADSSGATTSGGDYWYIYKDTLFIDLNSNSYDSTKGGGDAAHVAYVTDVVNKHGGDAKWTVLVYHHSIYSAAAHAKDADNKVRRVDFPTTFSKLGVDLVLQGHDHVYTRSYLIKNGQKADPTEQPGQADVFAGPGGVLYVTANSASGSKYYDITAPDSSGTSGAGNGADPLKPENYWYNSVQNQEHVRSYVKVQVRNDKLVVADVRSGTCAAPNAAVELGSSCTNGSDKAVGTVVDKVTVHPYHGDNQDIQVNVPTLAPGEFGWTIDGQNGLVDLGTATEDAAYNLSADGKLNPIKVTDSRRTLSPWSISANVGDFKDADKTIAGSALGWTPYLVSSGAGANPGPAVANGVDNGKGLAESSVLGSAAQGHLRGSATLGASLNFKVPDSVDKGNYRTTLTITALSS from the coding sequence ATGAGAACCAATCACTCGAAGCAGGCTTCCGGGCTTGCTCGGAACCGCGTGGCCGCAGGGGCCACCGCGGTCTTCCTCGGCATGGCCGTCGCCCTCGGCAGCGGTCTTGTCACCCCTGCGGTCGCGGCGGACAGCTCCGTCTCCGCGATCATCCTCGGTGTGGGCGCCAACGAGGCGCAGCGCATCGTGACCTGGTACTCCAGCGTGGACACCGCGCAGCAGGTCCAGGTCGCCCCGACCGCCTCCCTGGTCAACGGCGATTTCCCGGCGAACGCCGTGACCTTCGCCGCGGCCGGTGCGGCCAACATCGCCACCAGCGGTGGGTACAACCGGCACGCGACCGTGTCGGGTCTGCAGGAGAACACCGCGTACACGTACCGGGTGGGCGCCGTCGGTGCCTGGTCGTCGACGTACGAGTTCAAGACGCAGAACTTCGAGGGCGACTACGACTTCCTGTTCTACGGCGACCCGCAGATCGGGGCCTCCGGCAACGTGGCGAAGGACCAGGCCGGCTGGGAGGACACGCTGGCCGTGTCGACCACCGCGAACCCCAACGCCGAGCTGCTGGTCTCCGGTGGCGACCAGGTCGAGACCGCGAACACGGAGTCGCAGTGGAACGCCTTCCTGGCGTCCGACAAGCTGCGTCAGTACCCGTGGGCCGCGACCATCGGTAACCACGACGTCGGTGGCAAGGCGTACGAGCAGCACCTGTACACCCCGAACACCGACCGGTCGGCGGCCTACTACGCCGACAGCTCCGGCGCCACCACGTCCGGCGGCGACTACTGGTACATCTACAAGGACACGCTGTTCATCGACCTGAACAGCAACTCCTACGACAGCACCAAGGGTGGCGGCGACGCGGCGCACGTCGCGTACGTGACCGACGTCGTCAACAAGCACGGCGGCGACGCGAAGTGGACCGTGCTGGTCTACCACCACTCGATCTACTCGGCCGCGGCGCACGCCAAGGACGCGGACAACAAGGTTCGCCGGGTGGACTTCCCGACGACCTTCTCGAAGCTCGGTGTCGACCTGGTTCTGCAGGGCCACGACCATGTGTACACCCGCAGCTACCTGATCAAGAACGGCCAGAAGGCCGACCCGACCGAGCAGCCCGGCCAGGCCGACGTGTTCGCCGGCCCCGGCGGTGTGCTGTACGTGACCGCGAACTCGGCCTCGGGTTCCAAGTACTACGACATCACCGCTCCGGACTCCAGCGGCACCAGCGGCGCGGGCAACGGCGCCGACCCGCTGAAGCCGGAGAACTACTGGTACAACTCCGTGCAGAACCAGGAGCACGTGCGGTCGTACGTCAAGGTCCAGGTCCGCAACGACAAGCTGGTCGTCGCGGACGTCCGGAGCGGCACCTGCGCCGCCCCGAACGCCGCGGTGGAGCTGGGCAGCTCGTGCACCAACGGCTCGGACAAGGCCGTGGGCACGGTCGTCGACAAGGTGACGGTGCACCCGTACCACGGTGACAACCAGGACATCCAGGTGAACGTCCCGACGCTGGCGCCGGGCGAGTTCGGCTGGACGATCGACGGTCAGAACGGCCTCGTCGACCTGGGCACCGCCACCGAGGACGCGGCGTACAACCTCTCCGCGGACGGCAAGCTCAACCCGATCAAGGTGACGGACAGCCGGCGCACCCTCTCCCCGTGGTCGATCTCGGCCAACGTGGGCGACTTCAAGGACGCCGACAAGACCATCGCCGGCTCGGCTCTGGGCTGGACGCCGTACCTGGTGTCCTCCGGTGCCGGCGCGAACCCCGGCCCCGCTGTCGCGAACGGTGTCGACAACGGCAAGGGTCTCGCCGAGTCCAGCGTGCTGGGTTCGGCCGCGCAGGGCCACCTCCGTGGCTCGGCGACGCTCGGGGCGTCCCTGAACTTCAAGGTCCCGGACAGCGTCGACAAGGGCAACTACCGCACCACCCTGACGATCACCGCGCTGAGCAGCTGA